ACCGTTCAGGTCGGAGAGAATGTCTACAAGTTCCACCTTATTCCAACAGGTGTCCTCAGGCCAAATCTCCTTTCAATCGTTTCAAGCGGCGTTGTTATCGAACCGAAAGCGCTCATTCTGGAAATGGCAAAGTTTGGCCAAGGTCAAGTAACCCCCAACAACTTCAAGATTAGTTCTAATGCGCACGTGGTACTTCCCTACCACCAATTAACTGAGCAAATTGACGAAAAAAGCCGTGGCGATGAAAAAATCGGCACCACTAATCGTGGCATTGGCCCAACCTATGTCGATAAAACAGCCCGATCCGGCATCCGCATGATCGATTTTATCGACCCTGCGCGTTTTAAAAATAAACTAACATTAAATTTAGAAATAAAGAACCGCCTTTTCGAAGCCTACGGTGA
This DNA window, taken from bacterium, encodes the following:
- a CDS encoding adenylosuccinate synthetase, which codes for MATLVVTGAQWGDEAKGKLVDVLAEWANVVVRYNGGANAGHTVQVGENVYKFHLIPTGVLRPNLLSIVSSGVVIEPKALILEMAKFGQGQVTPNNFKISSNAHVVLPYHQLTEQIDEKSRGDEKIGTTNRGIGPTYVDKTARSGIRMIDFIDPARFKNKLTLNLEIKNRLFEAYGEKPFSVDELLAEYLPLADQLRPYVADIEMLIHDKVAKGDNVLFEGAQGTLLDLDYGTYPFVTSSHPVAAGACLG